Proteins encoded by one window of Cuniculiplasma divulgatum:
- a CDS encoding NADH-quinone oxidoreductase subunit B produces the protein MKTGDTGFVTTTLDKAMEWARSNSIWPLTFGLACCAIEMMAVQASRLDVSRFGSEVFRNSPRQSDLMIVSGTVTKKMAPRLRRLYDEMPYPKYVIAMGVCVIQGGPYNQGYSVVLGVDRVVPVDVYVPGCPPTPEALTNGIILLQKKIRNEAER, from the coding sequence ATGAAAACTGGTGATACAGGCTTTGTAACTACAACACTGGATAAGGCTATGGAATGGGCAAGGAGTAATTCCATATGGCCACTAACCTTTGGACTCGCATGCTGTGCAATTGAGATGATGGCGGTACAGGCATCAAGGCTTGATGTCTCAAGATTCGGTAGTGAAGTATTCAGAAACTCTCCCAGGCAGTCCGATTTAATGATCGTTTCAGGTACAGTAACCAAGAAAATGGCACCAAGGCTCAGAAGATTATATGATGAAATGCCGTACCCGAAATACGTTATCGCAATGGGAGTATGTGTGATTCAGGGTGGACCTTATAACCAGGGTTATTCGGTAGTTCTTGGTGTTGACAGGGTTGTACCTGTGGATGTGTACGTTCCAGGATGCCCTCCAACACCAGAAGCACTGACAAATGGGATAATACTTTTACAGAAAAAAATAAGAAATGAAGCAGAGAGGTGA
- the ndhC gene encoding NADH-quinone oxidoreductase subunit A translates to MLLYGYIPALITIILLALAMYLVFTILPSLDKGRAKGPAAKISFKPSDIISNLSKESSPLKGSVYTKPYESGEVARGSYRSFVRVQYYVIVLLFILFDVDMALLLPWAYDFKSLGVYAFIETIIFISMPMSVVFYAFRKGYMRWIK, encoded by the coding sequence ATGTTACTGTATGGATACATACCTGCGCTCATTACAATCATTTTACTGGCACTGGCTATGTACCTTGTCTTCACAATTCTCCCAAGTCTGGATAAGGGGAGGGCAAAAGGTCCAGCGGCAAAGATTTCATTCAAACCTTCAGACATAATATCTAATCTTTCAAAGGAATCCTCTCCCTTGAAGGGCTCTGTATATACAAAGCCTTATGAGTCTGGAGAAGTTGCAAGAGGTTCATATCGTTCATTTGTAAGGGTACAGTATTACGTAATAGTGCTTCTTTTCATACTTTTTGATGTTGATATGGCGTTGCTTCTTCCATGGGCATACGATTTTAAGAGTCTTGGTGTATATGCATTCATTGAGACAATAATTTTTATTTCAATGCCTATGAGTGTGGTTTTTTATGCGTTCAGAAAGGGGTATATGAGGTGGATTAAATGA
- the gatE gene encoding Glu-tRNA(Gln) amidotransferase subunit GatE yields the protein MVLPDNTMIGLEVHMQIDVGKLFCKCNTEGQLLEESFIRRLHSSSGEIGSKDISTYYEEARDRLFKYIVSENSCLVEADEEPPLEINRKALKAALAMSMAFSSSIMDRVSVMRKVVIDGSNTSGFQRTSLIGIGGEIKSGKALAGITTICLEEDSCRKVEEKANMVVYSLDRLGLPLIEISTSPDMKSAEDAMSIAREIGNRMLVMGLLRKGADAIRQDVNFSMGYGRVEIKGVSKLSAFREILENEADRQKWLAEAVKRVKANGGFEKLEFSDVTPLLTDTDSKIIWKGLNDGKKIYATKLANFRGVMKTDHFRFGREIADALKQINIKGVIHYEELPAYGLTINERETITEYFSLKDNDSFLLLIIEPDKVQDASTVIKERIEKLLSLDFSETRAALEDNTTRYMRPLSGSSRMYPETDIPVIKIDGQILEEASEEIPEGLESFTSSISRKYGISIQDAETIISDGKLEKFALLANEKNGKVLSRIINQTIPEMNKKYGKEVSWDQIRIVIEYCIKNSLGRYSMERAIDMLYSGNSVKEILNLNLLKPVSEESIMNLIKKCDIDINSNMTDIVRKLNSMNEGVIDPSIVARLINTVRNKDSN from the coding sequence ATGGTATTACCGGATAATACGATGATAGGTCTCGAAGTGCATATGCAGATCGACGTGGGAAAGCTTTTCTGCAAGTGTAATACAGAGGGTCAGCTTTTAGAAGAATCATTTATTAGAAGGCTTCACTCATCATCCGGCGAAATAGGGTCCAAAGATATATCAACATATTATGAAGAGGCACGTGACAGGCTATTCAAGTACATTGTTTCAGAAAATTCCTGTCTAGTCGAAGCAGATGAGGAACCTCCATTAGAGATAAATCGAAAGGCTCTGAAAGCAGCACTTGCAATGTCCATGGCATTCAGTTCCTCCATAATGGACAGAGTTTCCGTAATGAGGAAGGTGGTTATTGATGGATCAAACACCAGTGGCTTTCAGAGAACTTCACTTATTGGAATCGGAGGAGAAATCAAATCAGGAAAGGCATTGGCTGGAATAACAACCATATGTCTGGAAGAAGACTCATGCAGAAAGGTAGAGGAAAAAGCCAATATGGTTGTATATTCTCTGGACAGACTGGGGTTACCACTTATAGAGATTTCAACCTCTCCAGACATGAAAAGCGCAGAAGATGCAATGTCCATAGCAAGGGAAATAGGAAACAGGATGCTTGTTATGGGCCTTTTACGAAAAGGGGCAGACGCCATAAGGCAGGATGTAAATTTCTCCATGGGATATGGAAGAGTAGAGATAAAGGGAGTTTCAAAACTATCCGCTTTCAGAGAAATTCTTGAAAATGAAGCAGATAGACAGAAGTGGCTGGCAGAAGCAGTAAAAAGGGTAAAAGCAAATGGTGGATTCGAAAAACTGGAATTCAGTGATGTTACACCTCTTCTTACGGATACAGACTCAAAAATAATATGGAAAGGACTGAATGACGGAAAAAAAATATATGCAACAAAACTCGCAAACTTCAGGGGAGTGATGAAAACAGATCATTTCAGATTTGGTCGTGAGATTGCTGATGCACTGAAACAGATAAACATAAAGGGTGTAATTCACTATGAGGAGCTACCAGCCTATGGACTTACAATCAATGAGAGGGAAACCATAACAGAATATTTCAGTTTGAAAGATAATGATTCTTTCCTCTTACTGATCATAGAGCCAGATAAAGTCCAGGATGCATCTACTGTAATAAAAGAAAGAATTGAAAAATTACTGTCACTGGATTTCTCAGAAACAAGAGCAGCACTGGAAGACAATACCACGAGGTATATGAGGCCACTATCTGGGAGCAGCAGGATGTATCCTGAGACAGATATTCCGGTGATTAAAATAGATGGGCAAATATTGGAAGAAGCTTCTGAGGAAATTCCAGAAGGGCTGGAATCTTTCACAAGTAGTATTAGCAGGAAGTACGGAATATCAATTCAGGATGCCGAAACAATTATATCCGACGGAAAGCTTGAAAAATTTGCACTCCTGGCTAATGAAAAAAATGGAAAGGTATTATCCAGAATAATAAACCAGACCATACCAGAGATGAATAAAAAATACGGGAAAGAGGTAAGCTGGGATCAAATACGGATTGTAATTGAATACTGCATCAAGAACTCACTGGGAAGATATTCGATGGAAAGAGCAATTGATATGCTGTATTCAGGTAACTCAGTCAAGGAAATACTAAATCTCAATTTGCTAAAACCAGTTTCTGAGGAATCCATAATGAATCTTATAAAAAAATGTGACATAGACATAAACTCAAACATGACTGATATAGTGAGAAAGCTCAATTCTATGAATGAAGGTGTAATTGATCCATCAATTGTTGCCAGGTTAATAAACACGGTAAGAAATAAGGATTCAAATTAA
- the gatD gene encoding Glu-tRNA(Gln) amidotransferase subunit GatD has protein sequence MPDSRKPQMGDTIKFSWRGREMTGTLISMDNDFFNIKLENGYNISVKIDSFTVLKKGKIQALSKGEEARESGTGKPISLITTGGTIVSRVDYKTGAVFPSLDIGELTSKFRYMENKYRLKRVDFSNILSENMEPDQWISLAKRASSELNNSEGVVISHGTDTMSYTASALAFMFEEQTGPIVLVGSQRSSDRPSSDSYLNLEAAVDFATTDFGEVGISMHHNTSDERIDLIRGTRSRKMHSTRRDAFKAIGEQPIGSFQEGLVNLNGSYRRKKNENKLKTNLEKRVSIIYMYPGLTHEELAKSMDGKKGIILMGTGLGHIATKFLESISERVKDGMKAVITTQCIFGTTNLDIYSTGREMKKAGIISVGNILPETAYVKMMHVLGNYEEEEFETMMRKNMRGELIEREELGVFL, from the coding sequence ATGCCAGATTCAAGGAAACCTCAAATGGGTGACACAATTAAATTTAGCTGGAGGGGAAGGGAAATGACCGGAACCCTTATATCAATGGATAATGATTTTTTCAATATTAAACTGGAAAATGGTTATAATATTTCTGTTAAGATCGATTCGTTTACTGTTTTAAAAAAAGGCAAGATTCAGGCGTTAAGTAAAGGAGAAGAGGCGAGAGAGTCTGGAACAGGTAAACCTATTTCACTTATCACTACGGGAGGAACCATAGTGAGCAGGGTGGATTATAAAACAGGTGCGGTTTTTCCATCTCTTGACATAGGAGAACTAACATCCAAATTCAGGTATATGGAAAACAAATACAGGCTGAAGAGGGTGGATTTCTCAAATATTCTAAGTGAGAACATGGAACCAGATCAGTGGATAAGCCTTGCCAAAAGAGCAAGCAGTGAATTAAATAATTCAGAGGGCGTTGTAATATCACACGGAACTGATACAATGTCATACACAGCATCAGCACTTGCATTCATGTTTGAAGAACAGACCGGACCCATAGTACTGGTAGGATCACAGAGAAGCTCCGATAGGCCAAGCAGCGATTCATACCTGAACCTTGAGGCTGCAGTTGATTTTGCAACCACAGATTTCGGAGAGGTTGGAATTTCAATGCACCACAACACATCAGACGAAAGGATAGACCTGATAAGGGGAACCAGATCAAGAAAAATGCATTCAACGAGGAGGGATGCATTCAAGGCAATAGGTGAACAACCCATAGGGTCATTCCAGGAAGGTCTGGTCAATCTGAATGGATCATACAGGCGGAAAAAAAATGAAAATAAATTAAAAACGAATCTAGAAAAGAGGGTATCCATAATTTACATGTATCCAGGTTTAACGCATGAAGAACTTGCAAAATCAATGGATGGTAAGAAAGGAATAATTCTCATGGGAACCGGACTTGGACACATTGCAACAAAATTTTTAGAGTCCATCAGTGAAAGGGTGAAAGATGGAATGAAGGCTGTAATAACAACTCAATGCATCTTTGGAACAACGAATCTTGACATATATTCAACAGGAAGGGAAATGAAAAAGGCAGGCATAATATCAGTGGGAAACATACTACCAGAAACTGCCTATGTCAAGATGATGCATGTTCTGGGTAATTATGAGGAAGAAGAATTTGAAACCATGATGAGAAAAAATATGCGCGGTGAACTGATCGAAAGGGAGGAATTGGGGGTGTTTCTCTGA
- a CDS encoding DUF72 domain-containing protein, whose amino-acid sequence MKIFLGTCGWAYREWVGKFYPEGTRPSINYYTNFFNALEIDSTYYSIPPKETFENSIRKIHKDIKVSIKIHSSISHFGEISDRKKSMDLFIKNVMNPARKRDQESKFLFTLPPWISNHNLEEYLVSMSEITFNESNIYCEPRILEEKDFPEIQKLIENAGFSISFTDNYINPLRLNISNEGSVYIRLHGRNPAFSEKESGMEKFNYAYNQKELLEIKDEIMRYEKQFNEIFIFFNNHPNGNAPLNAMELGNMLGINKMSRLL is encoded by the coding sequence TTGAAAATATTTCTTGGAACATGTGGATGGGCATACAGGGAATGGGTGGGCAAATTCTATCCAGAAGGAACAAGGCCATCAATCAACTACTACACAAATTTTTTCAACGCACTGGAAATAGATTCAACATATTACTCAATTCCTCCAAAGGAAACATTTGAAAATTCAATCCGGAAAATTCATAAAGATATAAAGGTATCAATTAAAATCCATTCATCAATAAGTCACTTTGGAGAAATTAGTGACAGGAAAAAGAGTATGGATCTGTTCATCAAAAACGTAATGAATCCAGCCAGAAAAAGAGATCAGGAATCAAAATTTCTATTCACACTGCCACCATGGATATCAAATCACAACCTGGAGGAATATCTCGTAAGCATGTCAGAAATCACATTTAATGAAAGCAATATATACTGCGAGCCAAGGATATTGGAAGAGAAAGATTTCCCTGAAATACAAAAATTGATTGAAAATGCCGGATTTAGTATATCTTTCACAGACAATTATATCAATCCGTTGAGGTTAAACATTTCAAATGAAGGAAGCGTTTACATAAGACTTCACGGAAGGAACCCCGCATTTTCAGAAAAAGAATCAGGAATGGAAAAATTCAATTATGCATACAATCAAAAGGAATTGCTTGAAATAAAGGATGAAATAATGAGATACGAGAAGCAATTTAATGAAATTTTCATATTTTTTAATAACCATCCTAACGGAAATGCCCCTCTAAATGCAATGGAACTTGGAAACATGCTTGGAATAAATAAAATGAGTAGACTTTTGTGA
- a CDS encoding acyl-CoA dehydrogenase yields the protein MSELREEEKDVLEYIKRFANEEVKPLARDIDLKEEVPRKLIDRMKELGLFASYIPKEYGGYGMSFSFLIRAIEIISKACPSTSLVLDGALTLFGEPVLMFGSEDLKKKYLKRVAEGEIGGLALTEPGAGSDAAAIKTSAVKDGNDYVINGTKIFISNGRLAKFFVVDVVTDPSKGHRGITTFVVDSDAPGFKISRDIHKMGIRGSSTVELIFENVRVPESNIVGKLNEGFKVVMETLDAGRIGIAAQALGIAESAFEEAVIYSQQRKQFGQNISNMEGIQFMISDMATEIEAAKLLTYNAAERWDKHEPCIKESSMAKLYASDAANRIATDSLQIFGGYGYTTDLDAERHMRDAKITQIYEGTNQIQRVIIAREVMRELNP from the coding sequence ATGAGTGAATTAAGGGAAGAGGAAAAGGATGTTCTTGAATACATAAAGAGATTCGCCAATGAAGAGGTAAAACCACTTGCAAGAGATATAGATCTAAAAGAGGAGGTTCCACGGAAACTTATTGATAGAATGAAGGAACTTGGGTTATTTGCGAGTTACATCCCAAAAGAATATGGTGGATATGGGATGAGTTTTAGCTTCCTGATTAGAGCAATAGAAATCATATCAAAAGCCTGTCCAAGCACTTCATTAGTTCTTGATGGCGCCTTAACATTATTTGGTGAGCCTGTTCTGATGTTCGGGTCGGAAGATCTAAAGAAAAAATATTTAAAAAGGGTAGCTGAGGGTGAAATAGGGGGACTGGCCCTTACTGAACCGGGAGCAGGTAGCGATGCAGCAGCCATTAAAACCTCTGCGGTTAAGGATGGAAATGATTATGTAATAAATGGAACCAAGATTTTTATTTCAAATGGAAGACTTGCTAAATTTTTCGTCGTTGATGTTGTTACAGACCCATCCAAAGGTCACAGGGGAATAACAACATTCGTAGTTGACTCAGACGCTCCTGGATTCAAGATTAGCAGGGATATCCATAAAATGGGCATAAGAGGTTCATCAACAGTTGAACTCATATTTGAAAATGTAAGGGTTCCAGAATCAAATATTGTAGGTAAATTGAACGAGGGATTTAAGGTGGTGATGGAAACCCTTGATGCAGGAAGGATAGGTATTGCAGCTCAGGCCCTTGGCATAGCAGAGTCAGCCTTTGAAGAGGCAGTTATTTACTCACAGCAAAGGAAACAGTTTGGCCAGAATATATCAAATATGGAAGGAATACAGTTTATGATATCCGATATGGCCACTGAAATTGAAGCAGCTAAACTGTTGACTTACAATGCGGCGGAAAGATGGGACAAACATGAACCATGCATAAAGGAATCTTCCATGGCAAAGCTCTACGCTTCTGATGCAGCAAACCGGATAGCCACTGATTCACTTCAGATCTTCGGGGGATATGGATACACAACAGATCTGGATGCGGAAAGGCACATGAGAGATGCAAAAATAACTCAGATATATGAGGGCACAAACCAGATTCAGAGAGTAATAATTGCCAGGGAAGTAATGAGGGAACTTAATCCTTGA
- a CDS encoding ABC transporter ATP-binding protein: MKFEVNHVKVSYAKNRSLSDLNVSIVDGITIIIGHNGVGKSSLISVIEGLAKIEGKDEVKVGGHLPYYNPDLAFRDVSFLPERPLPIGGFTVMDWIEFYSGLRKINFERLKMIMEELGVYGLKRARTKYLSMGETQLISMSICLSTECKFFVLDEPNSNIDLENRNILANIIQRLRHENDLSFIIVSHILDDLLPIAENIVIFRPEKIIGPIPIKTGIGENLFSIKLREIDQIVKKIEGKLVYKIIRNNILIRDEDFKNFISSINADQVASIMSIIPVPRVMEDEFSYVQKP; encoded by the coding sequence ATGAAATTTGAAGTAAATCATGTAAAGGTAAGTTATGCTAAGAATAGATCTCTCTCTGATCTTAATGTGTCAATTGTAGATGGGATTACAATAATAATAGGTCACAATGGCGTAGGAAAGAGTTCACTCATTTCTGTCATAGAAGGATTGGCCAAGATAGAGGGAAAAGATGAAGTAAAGGTTGGGGGACATCTTCCGTATTATAATCCAGATCTTGCTTTTAGGGACGTCTCTTTTTTGCCTGAAAGACCGCTTCCCATAGGTGGGTTTACTGTAATGGACTGGATCGAGTTTTATTCTGGATTGAGAAAGATTAATTTTGAAAGATTAAAAATGATAATGGAAGAGTTAGGAGTTTACGGCTTAAAGAGAGCCAGAACTAAATACCTTAGCATGGGTGAAACCCAACTTATATCCATGTCCATTTGCCTCTCTACTGAATGTAAATTCTTTGTACTGGATGAGCCAAATTCAAACATAGATCTGGAAAACAGGAATATTCTGGCCAACATTATTCAGAGACTTAGACATGAAAATGATCTGTCATTCATCATAGTAAGCCATATTCTTGATGATTTGCTTCCAATTGCTGAAAATATAGTGATTTTTAGACCAGAAAAAATAATAGGACCAATACCAATAAAAACAGGAATTGGAGAAAATCTATTTTCCATAAAACTTAGGGAAATAGATCAGATAGTGAAGAAAATTGAGGGAAAGTTAGTGTATAAAATTATCAGGAACAATATTTTGATAAGAGATGAAGATTTCAAAAATTTCATTTCGTCAATTAATGCAGATCAGGTTGCCAGCATAATGAGCATCATACCAGTTCCAAGAGTCATGGAGGATGAATTTTCATATGTTCAGAAACCCTAA
- a CDS encoding phosphoribosyltransferase gives MEFKAKLVTWDDIEKWCEEINKKMLKDGIPDAIIGLSRGGLVPARILSDMILMKNLYAIKTEHWGLTATVDGKADLKYGLNVSIEGKNVLVVDDITDTGQSMKLAYDYIKTLKPKSVKTSTMLHIGHSSFVPDYYAQFVTDKEWTWFIFPWNVYEDITNLSSKIEMKSSSVDEIVKKLKESFDLSVNHSVLEKILMQMVHMGKAELKNGEYTYIQA, from the coding sequence ATGGAATTTAAAGCTAAACTGGTTACGTGGGATGATATTGAGAAGTGGTGTGAGGAGATCAATAAAAAGATGCTAAAAGATGGAATTCCGGATGCGATTATTGGACTGTCTAGAGGTGGTCTTGTTCCTGCGAGAATACTCTCCGACATGATTCTTATGAAAAACCTCTATGCTATAAAGACAGAACACTGGGGATTAACTGCAACGGTTGACGGAAAGGCAGATCTGAAGTATGGTCTCAATGTGTCTATTGAGGGAAAGAATGTTCTTGTGGTGGACGATATTACAGATACAGGACAGAGTATGAAGCTTGCATACGACTATATAAAAACACTTAAACCAAAATCTGTAAAGACTTCCACCATGCTTCACATTGGTCACTCTTCCTTTGTTCCGGATTATTATGCCCAGTTTGTTACTGACAAAGAATGGACATGGTTTATATTCCCATGGAACGTTTACGAGGATATTACTAACCTATCCTCCAAGATTGAAATGAAATCAAGTTCTGTGGACGAAATAGTAAAAAAGCTTAAAGAAAGCTTTGATCTCTCCGTGAATCATAGTGTTCTGGAAAAAATTTTGATGCAGATGGTACATATGGGAAAGGCAGAACTGAAGAACGGGGAATATACTTACATTCAGGCCTGA
- a CDS encoding carbamate kinase: MQQICVFRDIMSKIVIALGGNALMESGDSRDYETQVRRAVNAFESLTDIIVKEDVIITHGNGPQVGDLILRNQYTKELPPPMPMHTLGAMSQGLIGEILIEAYENVRSRYGIGKEAINILTRTIVDKNDRAFMNPTKPVGRVYSDQEYSELKNSTDWEFIRTEKGWRRCVPSPMPLDILEKNAILSSLNAGFLPICTGGGGVPVIKTGNYYSGVNAVIDKDLASYVLAHMLDAEEFVILTDVKNAFIDFGKSTQKAVNKVKLNEIKKYYDEGQFSTGSMGPKVLAAMSFVEHGGKVARIGSLKDANNVIEGTSGTIIQA; encoded by the coding sequence GTGCAACAAATCTGTGTTTTCCGTGATATAATGAGCAAAATTGTAATCGCACTTGGAGGAAACGCCTTGATGGAGAGCGGTGATTCAAGGGATTATGAAACACAGGTAAGAAGGGCCGTAAATGCCTTTGAGTCATTGACTGATATAATCGTTAAGGAAGATGTCATAATCACTCACGGGAACGGTCCTCAGGTCGGAGATCTAATACTGAGAAATCAGTATACAAAGGAATTGCCTCCACCCATGCCTATGCATACCCTTGGCGCAATGTCTCAGGGTCTGATTGGAGAAATATTAATTGAAGCATATGAGAATGTAAGATCAAGATATGGCATTGGGAAAGAGGCAATAAATATACTAACAAGAACCATCGTGGACAAAAATGATAGGGCTTTCATGAATCCAACAAAACCTGTTGGAAGAGTTTATTCAGATCAGGAATACAGCGAACTAAAGAACAGCACAGACTGGGAATTTATAAGGACGGAAAAGGGCTGGAGAAGATGTGTCCCTTCTCCAATGCCTCTTGATATACTGGAAAAAAATGCAATTCTAAGTTCACTAAACGCAGGCTTCCTCCCCATATGTACAGGCGGTGGAGGCGTTCCAGTTATCAAAACTGGCAATTATTACAGTGGAGTAAATGCAGTAATAGATAAGGATCTTGCTTCATATGTTCTTGCACACATGCTGGACGCCGAGGAGTTTGTCATACTCACTGATGTGAAGAATGCATTCATTGATTTTGGTAAAAGTACTCAAAAAGCAGTGAATAAAGTCAAGCTGAACGAAATAAAGAAATATTATGATGAAGGTCAGTTCTCAACCGGTAGCATGGGACCAAAGGTTCTTGCAGCCATGAGTTTTGTGGAACATGGTGGAAAAGTTGCAAGGATAGGTTCACTTAAAGACGCAAATAATGTAATAGAAGGCACATCAGGAACGATTATTCAGGCCTGA
- a CDS encoding DUF302 domain-containing protein, with product MNVEIRIKSKKSFDDLCSEVPKKVSEAGFGVLAEIKTSDVLKSKGYEYAPLRTFEICNPEYASKILNTDIRFESMLPCRIVIKGTKDGSEVIGLLPEAMAGLVGNRDADETMLKVQELVKKIVKNIAE from the coding sequence ATGAATGTGGAAATTCGAATTAAGAGTAAAAAGAGCTTTGATGATTTGTGTTCAGAAGTCCCTAAAAAAGTTAGTGAAGCAGGTTTTGGTGTACTTGCTGAGATTAAGACCAGTGATGTTCTTAAGTCAAAGGGTTATGAATATGCTCCTCTGAGAACTTTTGAGATATGCAATCCAGAATATGCTTCAAAAATACTGAATACAGATATCAGATTTGAGTCCATGCTTCCCTGCAGGATTGTGATAAAGGGAACAAAAGACGGAAGTGAGGTCATAGGGCTTCTACCTGAGGCTATGGCGGGATTAGTTGGAAACAGAGATGCAGATGAAACAATGCTTAAGGTTCAGGAACTGGTTAAAAAAATTGTTAAAAATATTGCAGAATAA
- a CDS encoding MqnA/MqnD/SBP family protein, whose translation MKLTVAHTPDPDDAFMFYAMITGKIKTSMEYEQIIKDIETLNHEAETGMYDVTAISANAYADVNETYALTRSGASFGLTYGPLVVGKSEVDFKKAIIGSPGLGTSSHLLFRMFVEKDADLRPMRFDLIPDSIVKGDIQAGIIIHDEQLTFQNKGLIKLAAIYDKWKAYAGDLPVPLGFNAIRKSLGKDVIANYIKDFENSIKYAQQHVEEAATYAMKYARYKDLELETKFIQMYVNDLSVDFGEKGRKALKMYYERAFKMGLLPEFNMEIV comes from the coding sequence ATGAAATTAACAGTAGCACACACACCAGATCCGGATGATGCATTTATGTTTTATGCGATGATCACTGGAAAAATTAAGACCAGTATGGAGTATGAACAGATAATAAAGGATATAGAAACTCTTAATCATGAGGCTGAAACAGGAATGTACGATGTTACAGCCATATCTGCAAATGCATATGCCGATGTGAATGAAACCTATGCCCTGACCAGATCAGGCGCAAGCTTTGGACTCACCTATGGACCTTTAGTGGTTGGTAAGAGTGAAGTAGATTTTAAAAAAGCGATTATAGGTTCTCCGGGACTTGGAACCTCGTCTCACTTACTTTTCAGAATGTTTGTTGAAAAAGATGCAGATCTAAGGCCCATGAGATTTGATCTAATACCTGATTCAATTGTTAAGGGTGATATTCAGGCAGGAATAATTATTCATGATGAACAGCTAACCTTTCAAAATAAGGGTTTGATAAAGCTTGCAGCAATCTATGATAAATGGAAAGCATATGCAGGTGATCTGCCTGTACCTCTGGGTTTTAACGCAATACGAAAGTCCCTGGGAAAGGATGTTATTGCCAACTATATCAAGGACTTCGAAAACTCCATAAAATACGCACAGCAACATGTAGAAGAGGCTGCCACTTATGCAATGAAGTACGCAAGATACAAAGACCTTGAATTGGAAACAAAATTCATACAAATGTATGTTAACGATCTTTCTGTTGATTTTGGAGAAAAGGGGAGGAAAGCACTCAAAATGTATTACGAAAGAGCATTCAAGATGGGTTTACTTCCGGAATTTAACATGGAAATTGTTTAA